The following coding sequences are from one Vulpes vulpes isolate BD-2025 chromosome 12, VulVul3, whole genome shotgun sequence window:
- the LOC112920194 gene encoding olfactory receptor 10D1B-like, with amino-acid sequence MRNASVVTKFILLGIPHTEGLENMLFVLFLSFYIFTLMGNLLILLAIISSTRLHTPMYFFLCQLSVCDIFFPSVSSPKMLFYLSGNSRVISYAGCVSQLFFYHFLGCTECFLYTVMAYDRFVAICYPLRYMVIMNHRVCAILAMGTSFFGGIQATFLTTLTFQLPYCGVNDVDYYFCDIPVMLKLACADTSALEMVGFISVGLMPLSCFLLILTSYSCIVCSILQIRSPEGRRRAFSTCSAHLTAILLSFMPVVLIYLQPTPNPWLNATVQVLNNLVTPMLNPLIYSLRNKEVKYSLRKVLQQVAFFPEK; translated from the coding sequence ATGAGGAATGCCTCAGTGGTGACCAAGTTTATCCTGCTGGGCATCCCACACACCGAGGGTCTGGAGAACATGCTCTTTGTCCTGTTTTTGAGCTTCTATATCTTCACTCTTATGGGGAACCTGCTCATCCTACTGGCGATTATCTCCTCCACTCGGCTTCACACTCCTATGTACTTCTTCCTGTGTCAACTGTCTGTGTGCGACATATTTTTCCCTTCTGTGAGTTCCCCCAAGATGCTCTTCTACCTCTCAGGGAACAGCCGGGTCATCTCCTATGCAGGCTGTGTGTCCCAGCTCTTCTTCTACCATTTCCTGGGCTGTACCGAGTGCTTCCTGTACAcagtgatggcctatgaccgctttGTCGCCATATGTTACCCACTACGCTACATGGTGATCATGAACCACAGAGTGTGTGCCATCCTGGCTATGGGGACCTCCTTTTTTGGCGGCATTCAGGCCACCTTTCTAACCACTCTCACCTTCCAGTTGCCCTACTGTGGCGTCAATGATGTGGACTATTACTTCTGTGATATCCCGGTGATGCTGAAGCTGGCTTGTGCTGATACCTCAGCCCTGGAGATGGTGGGCTTCATCAGCGTGGGCCTCATGCCCCTCAGTTGCTTCCTTCTCATCCTCACCTCCTACAGCTGCATTGTGTGTTCCATCCTGCAGATCCGATCTCCTGAAGGCAGACGCCGTGCCTTTTCCACCTGCAGTGCCCACCTCACTGCCATCCTCCTCTCCTTTATGCCAGTGGTCCTCATCTACCTGCAGCCCACCCCCAATCCCTGGCTCAATGCAACTGTTCAGGTCCTGAATAACCTGGTCACTCCTATGCTGAATCCGTTGATCTACAGCctaagaaataaagaagtaaaatattctCTGAGGAAGGTGCTACAGCAAGTAGCCTTCTTTCCTGAGAAGTGA